Below is a window of Deltaproteobacteria bacterium DNA.
ACAAACTTAAAGAGCCGGATGCGTAAATTGCGCACGTAAAGGTTCTGTAAGGAGCAGTGGTTGGAAACAACCACTGTTTACTTGATGGCTTCAAACGCATTTGTAAGAGCAAGAATTGACGAAAAACTTAAAAATCGAGCTGCTGCGGTTTTAGCAGAGATGGGTCTTACTGTTTCTGATTTGGTTCGTATTGTATTGACCAAAGTGGCAAATGAAAAAGCTTTACCATTTGAAATG
It encodes the following:
- a CDS encoding type II toxin-antitoxin system RelB/DinJ family antitoxin; this encodes MASNAFVRARIDEKLKNRAAAVLAEMGLTVSDLVRIVLTKVANEKALPFEMRLPNKLTAETLAKSECGENVHKAKDAEDLFNQLDI